From the genome of Triticum aestivum cultivar Chinese Spring chromosome 3B, IWGSC CS RefSeq v2.1, whole genome shotgun sequence, one region includes:
- the LOC123068791 gene encoding leucine-rich repeat receptor protein kinase HPCA1, whose amino-acid sequence MELFPWLILFGVLVQASVILADTNAQDTAGLTGIAASWDTKPSNWDGNDPCGDKWIGIICTQDRVTSIRLSSQSLSGTLSGDIQSLSELQYLDLSYNKDLGGSLPSSIGSLSNLQNLILVGCSFAGEIPKEIGQLSKLIFLSLNSNRFTGRIPPSLGGLSKLYWFDLADNKLTGGLPVFDGTNPGLDNLTNTKHFHFGVNQLSGTIPSQIFNSQMKLIHFLVDNNNFSGSIPPTLGLLNVLEVLRFDNNNQLSGPVPTNINNLTKLAELHLENNGLTGPLPDLTGMSALSFVDMSNNSFNASDSPAWLTALPSLTSLYLENLQIGGQLPQELFTLPAIQTLKLRGNRFNGTLNIGSDFSSQLQTIDLQDNQIEAITVGGTQYNKKLILLGNPICNQGNNEQYCKAAPQSNPAAPPYATPKNCSGLPATCLSSQLLSPSCTCAVPYKGTLFFRAPSFSDLSNESYYHLLEKDMKTKFLSYSAPVDSIALHNPFVDVNNNLQLSLEVFPGGKVQFGAQDISDIGFILSNQTYKPPAVFGPYYFIAQSYRIATEVPASKKSKANKLPLIVGVAAGGAVVIAVLLLVIFFITRRKREPKKTEERSQSFASLDMKSTSTSVPQLRGARTFTFAELKKITNNFSEANDIGNGGFGKVYRGTLPTGQLIAVKRSQEGSLQGSLEFRTEIELLSRVHHKNVVSLLGFCLDQGEQMLVYEYIPNGTLKESLTGKSGVRLDWKRRLRVILGTAKGIAYLHELADPPIVHRDIKSSNVLLDERLNAKVSDFGLSKLLGEDGRGQVTTQVKGTMGYLDPEYYMTQQLTEKSDVYSFGVLLLEMITAKKPLERGRYIVREVLAALDRSKDLYGLHDLLDPVLGASPTSLGGLEQYVDLALRCVEEAGADRPSMGEAVSEIERITRMAGGGPESASESMSYASRTPRHPYGGDSPSEYSGGGLPSSRVEPK is encoded by the exons ATGGAGCTCTTTCCATGGCTCATCCTGTTTGGTGTTCTTGTGCAGGCTTCTGTCATCCTGGCTGATACAAATGCGCAAGACA CTGCTGGCCTCACCGGGATTGCAGCTTCCTGGGACACCAAACCATCAAACTGGGATGGCAATGATCCATGCGGCGACAAGTGGATCGGGATAATTTGCACCCAGGACCGGGTCACATCCAT aagattgtcaAGTCAATCACTGTCCGGAACTCTTTCGGGGGACATTCAATCTCTGTCGGAACTACAATACTT GGACTTATCCTACAACAAGGACTTGGGTGGCTCTCTTCCTTCATCCATTGGAAGCTTGAGCAACCTCCAAAATTT AATACTTGTTGGCTGCAGCTTTGCTGGTGAAATACCTAAAGAGATTGGCCAGCTCTCAAAGTTGATATTTCT ATCTCTGAACTCCAACAGGTTCACTGGTCGCATACCGCCGTCACTCGGTGGCCTCTCAAAGCTATACTGGTTTGATCTGGCTGACAATAAGCTCACTGGAGGACTTCCGGTATTCGATGGAACAAATCCCGGTTTGGATAATCTGACAAATACAAAGCACTT CCACTTCGGCGTCAATCAGCTCTCTGGCACCATACCGAGCCAGATTTTCAACTCACAAATGAAGCTGATACATTT TCTTGTCGACAACAACAACTTTTCTGGCAGCATCCCCCCTACTCTAGGCCTTCTTAATGTGCTGGAAGTTCT ACGTTTTGATAACAACAATCAGTTGTCTGGGCCAGTTCCCACCAACATCAACAACCTCACCAAGCTGGCTGAACT CCATCTAGAAAACAACGGGCTCACTGGCCCTCTGCCAGACCTGACAGGAATGAGTGCACTCAGCTTTGT GGACATGAGTAACAACAGCTTCAATGCATCCGATTCTCCAGCCTGGTTGACTGCTTTGCCGTCTTTGACTTCATT ATACCTAGAGAATCTGCAAATCGGCGGACAGCTCCCGCAAGAGCTTTTCACCCTTCCTGCAATTCAGACACT GAAGCTTCGGGGCAACCGCTTCAACGGCACCCTAAACATTGGGTCAGACTTCAGTAGTCAGCTCCAAACAATTGATTTGCAGGACAATCAAATCGAAGCGATCACTGTTGGGGGAACCCAATACAACAAGAAGCTCAT ACTTTTAGGAAACCCAATATGCAACCAAGGGAACAACGAGCAATACTGCAAAGCCGCGCCACAATCCAACCCGGCGGCACCGCCATATGCTACTCCTAAGAACTGCTCAGGGCTGCCAGCAACATGCCTCTCAAGCCAACTTCTGAGCCCAAGCTGCACATGTGCCGTACCGTACAAAGGCACACTGTTCTTCAGAGCACCATCGTTTTCTGACCTCAGCAACGAGTCATACTATCATCTACTGGAGAAGGACATGAAGACCAAGTTCTTGTCATACAGTGCCCCCGTCGACTCGATCGCTCTTCATAACCCATTCGTTGATGTGAACAACAACTTGCAGCTGAGCTTGGAGGTCTTCCCCGGCGGCAAGGTTCAGTTTGGGGCGCAGGACATTTCTGACATTGGGTTCATTTTGAGCAATCAAACGTATAAGCCGCCCGCTGTTTTCGGTCCATACTATTTCATCGCCCAAAGCTACCGTATTGCAACAGAGGTGCCAGCATCTAAAAAATCAAAGGCGAACAAGTTGCCACTTATCGTCGGAGTCGCAGCCGGTGGTGCAGTTGTTATTGCAGTGCTGCTTCTTGTTATTTTTTTCATCACGAGACGGAAGAGAGAACCAAAGAAGACCGAAGAGAGAAGCCAGTCTTTCG cttctttggacatgaagagcACCAGCACCAGTGTGCCACAGCTGCGCGGTGCGCGCACGTTCACGTTCGCTGAACTGAAGAAGATAACCAATAACTTCTCGGAGGCGAACGACATAGGAAATGGCGGCTTCGGGAAG GTTTACAGGGGGACACTTCCAACTGGGCAACTGATCGCTGTCAAGAGATCCCAGGAGGGATCCCTGCAGGGGAGCCTGGAATTCAGAACCGAGATCGAGCTCCTGTCCAGGGTTCACCACAAGAATGTGGTGAGCCTCCTCGGTTTCTGCCTTGACCAGGGCGAGCAGATGCTGGTCTACGAGTACATCCCCAATGGCACACTCAAAGAGAGCCTCACAG GCAAGTCCGGCGTGCGGCTGGACTGGAAGCGGAGGCTCCGTGTCATCCTCGGCACGGCCAAGGGCATCGCCTACCTCCACGAGCTCGCAGACCCTCCGATTGTCCACCGGGACATCAAGTCGAGCAACGTTCTCCTCGACGAGCGGCTCAATGCCAAGGTCTCGGACTTTGGCCTCTCCAAGCTTCTAGGCGAGGACGGCAGGGGGCAGGTCACCACACAAGTGAAGGGCACAATG GGTTACTTGGACCCTGAGTACTACATGACGCAGCAGCTGACGGAGAAGAGCGACGTCTACAGCTTCGGCGTGCTGCTGCTGGAGATGATCACGGCCAAGAAGCCGCTGGAGCGCGGGCGGTACATCGTCCGGGAGGTGCTCGCCGCGCTCGACCGGAGCAAGGATCTGTACGGCCTGCACGACCTGCTGGACCCGGTGCTGGGCGCGTCGCCCACGTCGCTGGGCGGGCTGGAGCAGTATGTGGACCTGGCTCTGCGCTGCGTGGAGGAGGCCGGCGCGGACCGCCCCTCCATGGGCGAGGCGGTGAGCGAGATCGAGCGGATCACCAGGATGGCCGGCGGCGGCCCCGAGTCGGCGTCCGAGTCCATGAGCTACGCCAGCAGGACGCCGCGCCACCCCTATGGAGGAGACAGCCCGTCGGAGTACAGCGGCGGCGGGCTGCCGTCATCGAGGGTGGAGCCCAAGTGA
- the LOC123068790 gene encoding uncharacterized protein — protein MQMRAPVTPAGSVSTGETPLQRPPVVISSAPSAATTTRRRLLVSAGGLLLVAAAGNSDASRGAAAAAVDLGYDPVTEAERAASAAVSQRVGEAVRLLEAGRELQARGEFAGALASFTAVVSGYKELALSEYARVGRALVLYEIGDRDESITEMEDVSVALKGYPEIHAALAAALYADKHAPLLAEFQFNIATLLDPHYSDLAYVRDTKHWPPSLVASLKNFITLT, from the coding sequence ATGCAAATGCGGGCGCCCGTGACGCCGGCGGGCTCCGTCTCCACCGGAGAGACACCGCTTCAGCGGCCACCCGTCGTCATCTCCTCGGCACCATCCGCCGCAACGACAACGAGGAGGCGGCTGCTCGTGTCCGCCGGTGGcctgctcctcgtcgccgccgcGGGCAACAGCGACGCCagcaggggagcggcggcggccgcggtcgaCCTCGGCTACGACCCGGTGACGGAGGCGGagcgcgcggcgagcgcggccgtgTCGCAGCGCGTCGGGGAGGCCGTCCGGCTGCTGGAGGCCGGGCGGGAGCTGCAGGCGCGCGGCGAGTTCGCGGGGGCGCTGGCGTCCTTCACGGCGGTGGTGAGCGGGTACAAGGAGCTGGCGCTGTCGGAGTACGCGCGGGTGGGGCGGGCGCTGGTGCTGTACGAGATCGGCGACCGCGACGAGTCCATCACGGAGATGGAGGACGTGTCGGTGGCGCTCAAGGGGTACCCGGAGATCCACGCCgcgctggcggcggcgctgtaCGCCGACAAGCACGCGCCGCTGCTGGCCGAGTTCCAGTTCAACATCGCCACGCTGCTGGACCCGCACTACTCCGACCTCGCCTACGTCAGGGACACCAAGCACTGGCCGCCCAGCCTCGTCGCCTCCCTCAAGAACTTCATTACACTCACCTAG